A stretch of Brassica napus cultivar Da-Ae chromosome C6, Da-Ae, whole genome shotgun sequence DNA encodes these proteins:
- the LOC106357362 gene encoding vacuolar iron transporter homolog 2: MDQGRNMDIEKESTTTFDYSKRAQWLRAAVLGANDGLVSTASLMMGVGAVKHDVKAMILSGFAGMVAGACSMAIGEFVSVYSQYDIEVAQMERESGEVEKEKLPSPLQAAAASALAFSVGAIVPLLAAAFVKEYRVRIIAVVTAVTVALVGFGWLGAALGKAPAVRSSARVLFGGWLAMAVTFGLTKLIGLYGL, from the coding sequence atggATCAAGGTCGTAACATGGACATAGAGAAGGAATCAACAACAACCTTTGACTACTCCAAACGCGCTCAATGGCTACGTGCCGCGGTGCTGGGAGCCAACGACGGTCTTGTCTCCACCGCGTCGTTGATGATGGGAGTTGGCGCCGTGAAGCATGACGTCAAGGCTATGATTCTCTCGGGATTCGCCGGAATGGTGGCCGGAGCTTGTAGCATGGCGATAGGAGAGTTCGTCTCCGTTTACTCTCAGTACGACATAGAGGTAGCtcagatggagagagagagtggtGAAGTGGAGAAGGAGAAGCTTCCTAGTCCACTACAAGCAGCAGCTGCGTCTGCGCTTGCGTTTTCTGTGGGTGCGATTGTGCCGCTTTTGGCGGCTGCGTTTGTGAAGGAGTATAGAGTGAGGATTATTGCGGTTGTGACGGCGGTTACGGTGGCGCTTGTGGGGTTTGGGTGGTTAGGAGCGGCGTTAGGGAAGGCACCTGCGGTTAGGTCTTCGGCTAGGGTTTTGTTTGGAGGGTGGTTAGCTATGGCTGTTACCTTTGGGTTAACTAAGCTTATTGGGTTATATGGACTTTGA
- the LOC125589161 gene encoding sm-like protein LSM3B yields the protein MSGEEDATVREPLDLIRLSLDERIYVKLRSDRELRGKLHAFDQHLNMILGDVEEVITTVEIDDETYEEIVRTIKRNIQYLFVRGDGVILVSPPLRTT from the exons ATGTCCGGCGAGGAAGACGCCACCGTGAGGGAGCCACTAGATCTGATTCGTCTGAGTCTCGACGAGAGAATCTATGTCAAGCTCCGCTCTGACCGTGAACTCCGCGGCAAGCTTCAC GCGTTTGatcagcacttgaacatgattCTGGGTGATGTTGAAGAAGTTATCACGACAGTAGAAATCGATGACGAGACCTACGAAGAGATTGTCAGG ACGATAAAGCGCAATATTCAGTATCTGTTTGTGAGAGGAGATGGAGTGATATTGGTGTCTCCACCTTTGAGGACAACCTGA
- the LOC125589162 gene encoding trihelix transcription factor DF1-like, producing MEFGGGTTTTSTTSEAPRPPQSNDAAAATEAAAAAATVGAFEVSEEMNDRGGFGGNRWPRQETVALLKIRSDMGIAFRDASAKGPLWEEVSRKMGELGYIRNAKKCKEKFENVYKYHKRTKEGRTGKPEGKTYRFFDQLEALETHHHQQHQPPQPQTQPPLRPHNNNSSMFSTPPPVTTTIIPPTTTPSFPNISGDFPSDNSTSSSSSYSTSSDVDIGGGGRKKKRKRKWKEFFERLMKQVVDKQEELQRQFLEAVEKRERERLVREESWRAQEIARINREREILAQERSMSAAKDAAVMEFLQKFSEKPTAPPQQQPQVNNNNNQLQTSQPPPAPLPPQPTLETAKTDNGDQTMTTPASASSSRWPKVEIEALIKLRTNLDSKYLENGPKGPLWEEISAGMRRLGFNRNSKRCKEKWENINKYFKKVKESNKKRPQDSKTCPYFHQLDALYRERNKFQTTTNINVASSSSTKPDNSVPLMVQPEQQWPPATDHPAQPLDQSFDDEEGTDEEDYDDEEEDEENEEEEGEFELVPSNDNKTTNNV from the exons aTGGAGTTTGGTGGTGGTACTACAACCACATCCACAACATCAGAGGCGCCGCGACCGCCACAATCCAACGATGCGGCCGCCGCCACAGAAGCTGCGGCAGCTGCAGCAACGGTTGGAGCGTTCGAGGTGTCGGAGGAGATGAACGACCGTGGTGGATTCGGAGGAAACCGGTGGCCGCGGCAGGAAACGGTTGCGCTGCTGAAAATACGATCTGACATGGGAATAGCGTTTCGAGACGCTAGCGCTAAAGGTCCCTTGTGGGAAGAGGTTTCAAG gaAAATGGGGGAACTTGGTTACATAAGAAACGCAAAGAAATGCAAAGAGAAATTCGAAAATGTTTACAAATACCACAAACGAACCAAAGAAGGTCGTACCGGTAAACCCGAAGGCAAAACTTATCGCTTCTTTGATCAGTTAGAAGCTCTCGagactcatcatcatcaacaacaccAACCACCTCAACCGCAAACGCAACCGCCTCTACGACCTCACAACAACAACAGTTCCATGTTCTCCACTCCTCCTCCTGTAACAACAACTATTATCCCCCCGACAACTACACCTTCGTTTCCAAACATCTCCGGAGACTTCCCCTCGGATAATTcgacatcttcttcctcttcttactcCACTTCCTCCGACGTGGACATTGGCGGCGgaggaaggaagaagaagaggaagaggaagtggAAGGAGTTTTTCGAGAGGCTTATGAAACAGGTCGTTGATAAGCAAGAGGAGCTTCAGCGTCAGTTCTTGGAAGCTGTCGAGAAGCGCGAGCGCGAGAGATTGGTTAGAGAAGAGTCTTGGAGAGCTCAAGAGATCGCGAGGATCAACCGCGAACGcgagatcttagctcaagaacGATCCATGTCCGCGGCGAAAGACGCCGCAGTCATGGAGTTTCTCCAGAAGTTTTCGGAGAAACCTACCGCGCCACCGCAACAGCAACCGCAGGTtaataacaacaacaatcagCTGCAAACGTCCCAACCGCCACCTGCTCCGCTTCCGCCGCAGCCAACCTTAGAGACTGCGAAAACTGACAATGGCGATCAGACTATGACCACACCGGCGTCTGCTTCCTCGTCTCGGTGGCCTAAAGTGGAGATAGAGGCGTTGATAAAGCTGAGGACGAATCTCGATTCGAAGTATCTAGAGAACGGACCAAAAGGACCGTTGTGGGAAGAGATATCAGCGGGGATGAGGAGGCTAGGATTCAACAGGAACTCGAAGAGATGCAAAGAGAAGTGGGAGAACATAAACAAATACTTCAAGAAAGTGAAGGAGAGCAACAAGAAACGCCCTCAAGACTCCAAGACTTGTCCTTACTTCCACCAGCTTGATGCTTTATATAGAGAGAGGAACAAGTTCCAAACCACCACCAACATCAATgtagcttcttcttcctcaactaAACCGGATAATTCGGTTCCTTTGATGGTCCAACCGGAACAGCAATGGCCTCCTGCAACTGATCATCCTGCTCAGCCGTTGGATCAGAgctttgatgatgaagaaggcACAGATGAAGAAGACtatgatgatgaggaagaggacgaagagaatgaagaagaagaaggtgagtTTGAGCTAGTGCCGAGCAATGATAACAAGACGACGAATAATGTGTGA